The nucleotide window TTCAGAAATTAGATATTCATATACTTTTGGACCGTCTGTGCCTTCAATAATATCCCCTAAAGGAACCCCAGGAGAGAGTCGAATTGCTGTGCGACTTGCTCCAATTTCCTCAGCTACAGCTTTTGCTACCTCGATAGCAAATCTAGCTCGATTTTCAATCGAACCACCATAAGAGTCGGTACGTACATTCGCATTTTCAGAAATAAACTGATGTACAAGATAACCGTTAGCGCCATGAATCTCTACACCGTCAGCGCCTGCCTCTATCGCAGATGCAGCAGCTTTGCGGAAGTCCTGAATCGTTTCCTGAATTTCTTTCAGACTTAACTCACGCGGAGTAGGAATATCTTGCATACCTTTTGCAGTATACATTTGTGCCTTTGGAGTAATTGCGGAAGGGGCAACGGGTTGACGGTGGTGAGGTGTATTCTCTGGGTGAGACATCCGCCCTGCATGCATGAGCTGAATGAACAAATACCCTCCGGCCTGATGAACGCGATCAGTGATCTGTTTCCAACCTTTAATATGCTCCTCTGTATAAATACCTGGTGAAGATAAATAACCTTGTCCATCCTCAGACGGTTGAGTTCCTTCACTAATGAGTAGCCCCATCGAAGCACGTTGTTCATAATATTCTGCACTATATGTTCCAGGCGTACCGTCATAAAGGGCACGTGATCTAGTCATTGGGGCAAGAGCCAAGCGATGTGGCAAGTTCAAATTCCCTACGGTTACTGGTGTCCAAGTTGTATTCATACGAAAAACTCCTCTCGATTTTGCGGAAATATGTTTCCGGCAACATAAATTTAACAAACAAATATTTGATTGTCAACACTTAGCGAATATTAGGCAAGAAGGTAAGTCGACTTTATCATTGACACCCATATAGCCTAA belongs to Paenibacillus sp. FSL H8-0079 and includes:
- a CDS encoding alkene reductase; the encoded protein is MNTTWTPVTVGNLNLPHRLALAPMTRSRALYDGTPGTYSAEYYEQRASMGLLISEGTQPSEDGQGYLSSPGIYTEEHIKGWKQITDRVHQAGGYLFIQLMHAGRMSHPENTPHHRQPVAPSAITPKAQMYTAKGMQDIPTPRELSLKEIQETIQDFRKAAASAIEAGADGVEIHGANGYLVHQFISENANVRTDSYGGSIENRARFAIEVAKAVAEEIGASRTAIRLSPGVPLGDIIEGTDGPKVYEYLISELAKLNLAYLHILHGGDEENLQNIRSTWSNVLIVNRPGRPLEELDRDLNNNLADIVSVGTLALANPDLVKRLKSGATLNEADPKTFYGGDSHGYTDYPTMK